A single window of Acetohalobium arabaticum DSM 5501 DNA harbors:
- a CDS encoding ABC transporter permease: MNRSGFKLILSLFSILLLFFILAPLTKLLTGSSAELVLTTLQEQKVYNSLLITFKASLVATVITLILGIPLAYLLARGDFPGKALVEGIINLPVIIPHTAAGIALLTVFGSQFFGGKFFSKLGIEFVSEFPGVVIGMMFVSLPFLINEAKEGFRSIDERLEKVSRTLGATPAQTFFKVALPLNLNHIISGSVMMWGRGLSEFGAVVILAYHPMTAPILIYERFTSYGLKYSKPIAIVMVLVTLSIFVGLRLLHNRGGRGIND, encoded by the coding sequence ATGAATCGGTCTGGTTTTAAATTAATTTTAAGTTTATTTTCAATCTTACTTCTGTTCTTTATTTTAGCACCTTTGACTAAATTACTAACAGGATCAAGTGCTGAATTAGTATTAACTACTTTACAGGAGCAGAAGGTTTATAATTCATTACTTATTACATTTAAGGCTTCATTAGTTGCTACTGTAATTACTTTGATTTTAGGGATCCCTCTGGCTTATCTGTTAGCCAGAGGTGATTTTCCTGGTAAAGCCTTAGTAGAAGGAATAATTAATCTACCGGTAATTATTCCTCATACTGCTGCTGGTATTGCTCTACTTACTGTTTTCGGCAGTCAATTCTTTGGAGGTAAGTTTTTTAGTAAGTTGGGAATAGAATTTGTAAGTGAATTTCCTGGAGTTGTAATAGGTATGATGTTTGTAAGTTTGCCTTTTTTAATTAATGAAGCCAAAGAAGGCTTTAGATCAATTGATGAAAGATTAGAGAAAGTATCTCGGACTTTAGGAGCAACTCCGGCTCAGACTTTCTTTAAAGTAGCATTACCACTGAATCTAAACCATATTATTTCTGGTTCGGTAATGATGTGGGGAAGAGGCTTATCAGAGTTTGGAGCAGTAGTGATTTTAGCTTATCATCCTATGACAGCACCGATTTTAATTTATGAGCGATTTACTTCCTACGGTTTGAAGTATTCTAAACCGATAGCAATTGTAATGGTGTTAGTTACTCTCTCTATCTTTGTTGGGCTGCGGTTACTGCATAATCGAGGGGGAAGAGGAATTAATGATTAA
- the wtpA gene encoding tungstate ABC transporter substrate-binding protein WtpA — MLKKRLSIVLIMLVALMAVSQVGAAINPEEVKGEITVFHAGSLAIPFKQVEEAFEAKYPQADVVREAAGSRTTVRKVTDLGRKADVVGSADYTVIEKLMMPEFANWRANFATNEMAIMYTPHSKYADKINADNWYKILLKDDVSYAHSNPNADPCGYRSQLVWKLAEKYYNEPGLYDELDVGCPAKNVRPKETDLIAMLESGEIDYLFIYRSVAKQHDMPFVILPEKISLKTNKYSDFYSTVSYDISGKAPGEKITKTGRPMVYGVTIPKNAPNKTGAVAFMKFLLSEEGQEIMRKNGQPPIAPAKVNNLDEVPTDLRLIKEE, encoded by the coding sequence ATGTTAAAGAAAAGATTGTCGATAGTACTGATAATGTTAGTAGCTTTGATGGCTGTTAGTCAAGTAGGAGCTGCAATTAATCCAGAAGAAGTTAAAGGTGAAATAACTGTTTTTCATGCTGGATCTTTAGCGATTCCTTTTAAGCAGGTAGAAGAAGCTTTTGAAGCAAAGTATCCGCAGGCTGATGTGGTTAGAGAGGCAGCTGGAAGTAGAACTACTGTCCGTAAAGTAACTGATTTAGGTAGAAAAGCAGATGTTGTAGGTTCAGCCGACTATACAGTAATTGAAAAATTGATGATGCCTGAGTTTGCTAACTGGAGAGCTAACTTTGCAACTAATGAAATGGCTATTATGTATACTCCTCATTCTAAGTATGCTGATAAGATTAATGCTGATAATTGGTATAAAATTCTATTGAAAGATGATGTATCCTATGCTCATTCCAATCCTAATGCTGACCCATGTGGCTATCGTAGTCAGTTAGTTTGGAAATTAGCTGAGAAATATTATAATGAGCCTGGCTTATATGATGAGTTAGATGTTGGTTGTCCTGCTAAAAATGTGAGGCCTAAAGAGACAGATTTAATTGCTATGTTAGAATCAGGAGAAATAGATTATCTCTTTATCTATCGTTCTGTAGCGAAACAACATGATATGCCGTTTGTGATTTTACCAGAAAAGATTAGTCTTAAGACAAATAAATATTCTGATTTCTATAGTACAGTAAGTTATGATATTAGTGGTAAAGCACCAGGAGAAAAGATTACTAAAACTGGACGACCAATGGTTTATGGAGTAACGATTCCTAAGAATGCTCCTAACAAGACTGGAGCTGTTGCCTTTATGAAGTTTTTATTGAGCGAAGAAGGCCAAGAGATTATGCGTAAAAATGGTCAGCCGCCTATTGCTCCGGCCAAGGTTAATAATCTAGATGAAGTTCCGACAGATTTACGATTAATTAAAGAGGAGTAA
- a CDS encoding winged helix-turn-helix domain-containing protein, with protein MEPKVKLWLEVDGEAVFGTGRLKLLKYIDSLGSINKAANKLNMSYRAAWGKIKASEERLGIKLIETQVGGAKGGGTQLTPKAKEMLIKYQRYESEVNKQAQKIYEDILADLF; from the coding sequence TTGGAACCCAAAGTAAAGCTGTGGCTTGAAGTAGATGGAGAAGCAGTATTTGGAACAGGAAGATTGAAGCTATTAAAATATATTGATTCTCTAGGTTCTATCAATAAAGCAGCTAATAAATTAAATATGTCTTATCGGGCTGCTTGGGGTAAGATTAAAGCCAGTGAAGAAAGATTAGGTATTAAATTAATAGAAACTCAGGTTGGGGGGGCTAAGGGAGGAGGAACTCAATTAACTCCTAAGGCTAAGGAAATGCTGATTAAATACCAGAGATATGAAAGTGAAGTAAACAAGCAAGCTCAAAAGATATATGAAGATATATTAGCTGATCTTTTTTAG
- a CDS encoding TOBE domain-containing protein: protein MSLSARNRLTGSIKDIKSDDVSSEIILNIGGQEVCSTITTNSVERLNLEVGDEVTAAIKASNVIIQK, encoded by the coding sequence ATGAGTTTAAGTGCGCGAAATCGATTAACAGGCAGCATTAAAGATATCAAGTCAGATGATGTTTCTTCAGAAATTATTCTGAATATAGGAGGACAAGAAGTCTGTTCTACAATTACTACTAATTCTGTAGAAAGATTGAACTTAGAAGTAGGTGATGAAGTTACAGCAGCTATCAAAGCCAGTAATGTAATTATTCAAAAATAA